The Pseudarthrobacter sp. BIM B-2242 region GGTATCGGCCACGCAGCAGGCTTGACGGCCGGGCAATGATCCCTTTCCCGCCGTCGCGCGCACCCGCGAATTCCAGGCCGCAGCCATCGCAGCGGATGGACATGCTCATTTCAGAATCCTGAGTCTCCACGCCCAGCTCGGCGAACAGCCGCAGCAGGGTGGGATATGTCCGCTCGTTGTGGACGATGAAGCCCGTGTCGATGCCGAAAGTGGAACCGTCCGGCTGCGGGACGCTGTGCGTGTGGGCGTGGCCGCCCAGCCTGCCGTCGGCCTCGAAGAGCGTGACGTGGTCGTGCCGGTTCAGGACGTAGGCGGCCGTCAGGCCCGCCACACCACTGCCGATGACCGCAATGCGCCTTCTGGCGCCTCCACTCCATACTGGGGTCGGTGACAACCTTTGCTCCTCTGCTGAACATCTGCCATTGGATAGACACCGGCAATTCGGAACCGTGAGCGCGTTGGATGGGTGGGCCGGCAGGGATCTTTTTCATCCAACGGGCCTGCAGCAGTAGGGTGGGCGGGTGGTCAATCCCGTACACCTGAAGACCCTCCTTGAGGTTACCCGGCTGGGTTCGTTCGCTGCCGCCGCGGCACGCCTGGGTTACACCGCCTCGGCGGTCTCCCAGCAGATGTCCGCCCTCGAACGCGAGGCAGGCGTGATCCTCTTCCAGCGCTCGGCCCGCAGCGTGATTCCCACGGAGGCCGCGATGGTGATGACACGGCACGCGGCAAAGGTGCTGACCGACATCGAGGCCCTGATGGCAGCCGCCGCCAAAACCCACGACAGCACCAGCCAGGAACTCAGGCTCGGCATCTTTCCCAGCCTTGCCACATACGTCCTGCCGCGCATCCTGAAAAATCCGGCCTGGAAAGACCTGGGCATCGACCTCCGCGTCTCGGTAGCGGAACCATCCCAAACCATCCAGGGGCTGCGCACCGGCGGAGAACTCGATGTGGCGCTCGTCTTCCAGGTGGGCCAGTCCGGGCTGGCCTGGCCCCACACCATTAACCGGCAGTGGATCGGCGACGACAACTTCCGTGTGGTCCTTCCGGCGGGCTGGGGCTTCGGCGCGGAAGCAAAGGTGGCAGCGGACCACCTCTCCGAGCTGCCGTGGATCATGCACCACCCCGGAACCCCTGATGCCGTGGTGATCGAACGGCTCTTCGCCAGCTGCAACCTGCACCCCCGCGTGGTGGCCCACAGCGACGACTTCCATGCCAGCCTGGAAATGGCTGCGGCCGGACTGGGCGCCGCGCTCGTGCCGGAACTTGCGTTACTGAACCGGCCGGCGGGTGTGGTGGTGCTCGATGTTCCGGAGATCCGGCTGGCACGGAACGTCTTCGCGCTGCTGATTAATGAGAAGAAGACCGCCCGGGTGCAGCTGTTTGTGGACCTGCTCGCGGAAACGCTGGCGGGCCTGGGAGCTGTAGGCAAATAGCTCCGAACGCTGGAATGCACAGCGCTTCGGGTCTATGTTGAAGGTATGAACAGGGTAGCGAGCCAGCACTTTGGAGAAATCGAGCTCAACCACGGCAGGGACCACAACGTCGCTGCCAGACATGAGCTCGGGGGCCAAACGCTGGAACTCGACCTGAACATCAACGCGCATGACCATTTCGACGAAGCGGCCATGCACAAGGTGGATTACCGGCTCAGGTTCCTCCCCGAACTCGTGGACGAGGTCCGGCAGATGATCGCCGACGAACTGGAGCAGGAAGGCACCAGCCCCCAGGAGTACCTCCGCTTCCACTGCAGCGCCCTGAAGGACGAACACCTGCAGAAGGTGTTCGGCGTGGAGGACCGCAGCCAGCTCACCAACGACGTCTTCCTCAAGGCCCTCAAGCTCGGCCACGTGGGCATTTTCCCCGGCCAGCCTGAGCGCTACTTCGTCCTGGACTTCACCCTCGGCGCCCACTTCACCGACGAGGTGCTGGTTGCCTCCGCGGACGAAGACGGCGTCGTGGACGACGAAATCCTCTGGGAGTCCTAAGCCCAACCGACCCGCCCCATGAGCCATGGATAAGCGCAGACGTTGGCGGCTGGCGGCGGAGCTGCTGCTTGCCGGCGTGGTGGTATCCCTGCTGGCGGGCCTGCTGCATGCTGAAGCAGGCGATCCCAATGACCACACCGCCTCCTTCGCGGCGTACGCGGCGAGCGGGATCTGGACAGCGGTGCACCTTGGCCAGTTCCTTGGCATGGCGCTGCTGACCGCCGGGCTGTTTGTGCTGCTTCCCGCCCTCATCGTCCGGCCGGGGCTCCTCGCCGTGACCGCCCGCTTCGGGGCACTGGCGGCGGCCACGGCCCTGGCACTCTACGGAGCGCTCCAGGCTGTGGACGGCGTCGCCCTCAAGCAGGCCGCGGATGCTTGGGCAGCCGCCGCCGAGCCTGAGAAGTCCATGCGGTTCGCTACCGCGGAAGGCATCCGCTGGCTCGAGTGGGGACTGCGCAGCTACCAGAGCTTCCTGTTGGGTACCGCCCTGATACTTTTTGGCATCGTGGTGGCGGCGACTCGGCACGTATCCCGGCTCATCGGCTACCTGATGGGCCTGTCCGGGGTGGCGTACCTGGCCCAGGGCTGGATCATCGGGGCATCCGGTTTCGCCGCCGCCAACACCTGGCCCACCCTGTTCGGGATCGTGGTGACCGTCGTCTGGAGTGTGTGGCTGCTCGTCAGTGCGCTGCGAATGTCATCGAGTGCTCCGTAAGCGCCCTTTTGAGAGCTCAAAAGGGCGGTTATGGAGCAGTCGATGGGTTAAAGCGCGACGGCGGCCGGTCACCTGGGTGACCGGCCGCCGTCGTTGTGGTTCTTTGGGTTACTTCGCGGCTTGCAGCAGGCCGGCGCGGACGGTCTTGGTGGCCTTGACCAGGTTGCGCAGGGACTCTTCGGTCTCGGCGTAGCCGCGGGTCTTCAGGCCGCAGTCCGGGTTGACCCACAGCTGGCGGGACGGGACGTGCTTGACGGCGGTGGCCAGCAGTTCAGTGACTTCGGCCTCGCCCGGAACTCGGGGCGAGTGGATGTCGTAGACGCCCGGGCCGACGCCGCGGCCGAAGCCGTGGGACTCGAGGTCGTGGACAACCTCCATGCGTGAGCGTGCGGCTTCGATGGAGGTCACGTCGGCGTCGAGGCCGTCGATCGCGTCGATGATCACGCCGAACTCGGAGTAGCAGAGGTGGGTGTGGATCTGCGTGGCATCGGCAGCACCGGCGGTGGCCAGGCGGAAGGAGTCAACGGACCATTTCAGGTACGCGGCGTGATCGGCCTTGCGCAGCGGGAGGAGTTCGCGCAGGGCGGGCTCGTCCACCTGGATGACCTTGATGCCGGCTGCTTCGAGGTCGGCGATCTCGTCGCGCAGTGCCAGGCCGACCTGGTTGGCGGTCTCGCCCAGCGGCTGGTCGTCGCGGACGAAGGACCATGCCAGGATGGTGACCGGACCGGTGAGCATGCCCTTCATGGGCTTGTTGGTCAGCGACTGGGCATACTCGGCCCATGCCACCGTGATGGGGGCACTGCGGGTGACATCGCCCCACAGGATGGACGGACGCGTGCAGCGTGAGCCATAGGACTGGACCCAGCCATGGACCGTGACGTCGAAGCCTTCGAGGTTCTCGGCGAAGTACTGGACCATGTCGTTGCGCTCGGGCTCGCCGTGCACCAGCACGTCGTAGCCGAGCTCTTCCTGCAGCTCCACAACGCGCTTGATCTCGTCCTTCATGAGCTGCCCGTACTGCTCGTTGGTGAGGTCGCCCTTGTTGTTACGGGCACGGGCCGAACGGATTTCGGAGGTCTGCGGGAAGGAGCCGATGGTAGTGGTGGGCAGCGGCGGCAGGTGCAGGGCCTCTTCCTGGGCGGCCTCGCGGACTGCGTATTCGGAGCGGCTGAAGTCGGCGGCGGTCAGGGCCCCGGTGCGGGCGCGGACGTCGGTGCGGTACACACCGTTAGCGGCAGCACGGGCTGCGATGACGGCGGATGCCTCGTCGATGGCGGCCTTGGCCGAGGCGGGGTCTGCCAGGTAGGACGCGAGGGTCCTGACCTCAACAGCCTTCTGGTCAGCAAAGGCGAGCCAGCTGCGGAGCTCGTCGGAGAGCTGGCCCTCTTCGGTGACATCGTGCGGAACGTGCTGGGTGGACGTTGAGGTGCTCACTGCAAGCTTGCCGGCAGCA contains the following coding sequences:
- a CDS encoding LysR family transcriptional regulator — its product is MVNPVHLKTLLEVTRLGSFAAAAARLGYTASAVSQQMSALEREAGVILFQRSARSVIPTEAAMVMTRHAAKVLTDIEALMAAAAKTHDSTSQELRLGIFPSLATYVLPRILKNPAWKDLGIDLRVSVAEPSQTIQGLRTGGELDVALVFQVGQSGLAWPHTINRQWIGDDNFRVVLPAGWGFGAEAKVAADHLSELPWIMHHPGTPDAVVIERLFASCNLHPRVVAHSDDFHASLEMAAAGLGAALVPELALLNRPAGVVVLDVPEIRLARNVFALLINEKKTARVQLFVDLLAETLAGLGAVGK
- a CDS encoding DUF2004 domain-containing protein: MNRVASQHFGEIELNHGRDHNVAARHELGGQTLELDLNINAHDHFDEAAMHKVDYRLRFLPELVDEVRQMIADELEQEGTSPQEYLRFHCSALKDEHLQKVFGVEDRSQLTNDVFLKALKLGHVGIFPGQPERYFVLDFTLGAHFTDEVLVASADEDGVVDDEILWES
- the metE gene encoding 5-methyltetrahydropteroyltriglutamate--homocysteine S-methyltransferase, with protein sequence MPENNTARTPFPAASLLGYPRIGRRRELKKAVEAYWAGTIDAAALDAAAKDIQLTIAKRLQELGLTEAAAVPGTFSYYDQVLDATAHLGAVPARFGNLLNAEGQLDIDGYFTLARGTKEQQPLEMTKWFDTNYHYLVPEIGPETAFTLASNRIVEEFEFALANGIETRPYIVGPVTYLLLSKASDDAPAGFAPLSRLEDVLPVYVQLLEKLAAAGAGWIQLDEPALVVDQDTPAAEIEAAVARAYEVLTATAARPQILVSTPYGALDGQLGTLAATNIDALHIDAFKGAVPSAAALAALGDKTLVAGVVDGHNIWRNDLAVSAAKLDELKAAAGKLAVSTSTSTQHVPHDVTEEGQLSDELRSWLAFADQKAVEVRTLASYLADPASAKAAIDEASAVIAARAAANGVYRTDVRARTGALTAADFSRSEYAVREAAQEEALHLPPLPTTTIGSFPQTSEIRSARARNNKGDLTNEQYGQLMKDEIKRVVELQEELGYDVLVHGEPERNDMVQYFAENLEGFDVTVHGWVQSYGSRCTRPSILWGDVTRSAPITVAWAEYAQSLTNKPMKGMLTGPVTILAWSFVRDDQPLGETANQVGLALRDEIADLEAAGIKVIQVDEPALRELLPLRKADHAAYLKWSVDSFRLATAGAADATQIHTHLCYSEFGVIIDAIDGLDADVTSIEAARSRMEVVHDLESHGFGRGVGPGVYDIHSPRVPGEAEVTELLATAVKHVPSRQLWVNPDCGLKTRGYAETEESLRNLVKATKTVRAGLLQAAK